In Xenopus tropicalis strain Nigerian chromosome 5, UCB_Xtro_10.0, whole genome shotgun sequence, one genomic interval encodes:
- the LOC116411089 gene encoding extended synaptotagmin-1-like, giving the protein MFSFIQMIMPEGLQSVLTFSTIKYILFLLLGYFFGRIQFKIGYFIIGMVLWKCYRYWKKSHSPSAIETEDKQTEEQKNVPQKDSEEQFERIRSLNVIMKELWPYITKYVDKLLRERHQPEIRAISKYLSAIRFINIDLGEKPPQVNAMRAQADPEKKQIILDLEISCDAAVKIDMGFTDRTPLFGVKNIKLEGILRVIFAPLMEDPPLFGALTYYFPYPPLLDLHWKGLTHLLNIPGLHALTEKRILAEIGNYFISPKHLSHPLAAKFDLDKLNFKDPRNVLRIQVIEAKNLSAKDVLRNPYVVIRGGGATVQTRVIQKNLNPQWKETFEILYSDLPEQEIEFNLFDKRMKMNQPLGSCKIDAAEVPEKKCLDKWLELENVKSGQLHIKVERLRLLSDPTKLEEVLKENIRTQPERKNEISSAVLYVTIKKARGLPVIQVKRGKLLPLAVVNAAVGDSVKKLGSRVNNGEAMWTEGFQFLIRNPHTEELKVKLQDESSKLLGCITVPLYRLMAAADMTVDAWIPLDLTEQNCELLMKLQLRILAPHCEMPKQQIRAPATQKKAEAPLHHGKIKCKSQTKVTKR; this is encoded by the exons atgttttcttttattcaaaTGATCATGCCAGAAGGATTACAATCTGTGCTTACATTTTcaactataaaatatattctgttCCTGTTATTAGGTTACTTTTTTGGCCGTATACAGTTTAAAATCGGCTACTTTATAATAGGAATGGTGCTATGGAAGTGCTACAGGTACTGGAAGAAGAGCCATAGCCCCTCTGCAATAGAGACAGAGGATAAACAGACAGAGGAACAGAAAAATGTGCCACAAAAA GACTCAGAGGAACAATTCGAGAGGATCCGGTCCCTGAATGTG ATTATGAAGGAATTGTGGCCTTATATTACCAAATACGTTGATAAATTGCTTAGAGAGAGGCATCAGCCTGAAATTCGCGCCATCAGCAAATACCTCTCCGCGATCCGTTTCATAAACATTGACCTTGGTGAAAAG CCCCCACAGGTCAATGCTATGAGAGCTCAAGCGGATCCAGAGAAGAAGCAGATAATATTAGATCTGGAGATAAG TTGTGATGCGGCAGTGAAAATAGATATGGGATTTACTGACCGTACCCCCTTATTCGGAGTGAAAAATATAAAG CTGGAGGGAATCTTGCGGGTCATTTTTGCACCCCTGATGGAGGACCCACCCTTATTTGGAGCGCTGACCTACTATTTCCCTTATCCACCG CTATTGGATCTACACTGGAAAGGACTCACCCACCTGCTTAATATTCCTGGACTTCA CGCGCTGACAGAGAAGAGGATTCTTGCTGAAATTGGAAATTACTTTATTTCACCAAAACATTTGAGCCATCCCTTAGCAGCAAAATTTGACTTGGACAAGCTGAACTTCAAAGATCCGAGG AATGTGCTTCGTATCCAAGTGATAGAAGCCAAAAACCTTAGTGCCAAGGACGTTTTACGAAACCCATATGTTGTCATCCGTGGTGGAGGAGCAACAGTACAAACAAGGGTAATACAGAAGAACCTGAACCCACAGTGGAAGGAGACATTTGAG ATATTATATTCTGACCTCCCAGAGCAGGAGATAGAATTCAATCTCTTTGACAAACGTATGAAGATGAATCAGCCTTTGGGCAG CTGTAAAATCGATGCAGCAGAAGTCCCAGAGAAGAAATGCCTAGATAAG TGGCTCGAGCTGGAGAATGTGAAATCCGGCCAACTTCACATCAAGGTGGAACGACTGAGGCTTCTTTCAGACCCTACCAAGTTGGAAGAG GTGCTGAAAGAAAATATACGAACTCAGCCGGAGAGGAAGAACGAGATTTCATCAGCCGTTCTTTATGTTACTATTAAAAAAGCAAGGGGTCTACCTGTTATACAG GTGAAGAGAGGCAAACTGTTACCATTAGCAGTGGTGAATGCTGCCGTTGGAGATTCTGTAAAGAAACTTGGA AGTAGAGTGAATAATGGAGAAGCAATGTGGACTGAGGGGTTCCAGTTCTTGATAAGGAACCCACACACTGAGGAACTGAAGGTTAAG CTGCAAGATGAAAGCAGTAAGCTCCTCGGTTGTATTACTGTGCCCCTATATCGGCTAATGGCGGCTGCAGATATGACCGTGGATGCCTGGATACCTCTGGACCTGACAGAACAGAACTGTGAACTTTTGATGAAATTGCAACTAAGG ATTTTGGCTCCACATTGTGAGATGCCAAAACAGCAAATAAGAGCCCCTGCGACCCAGAAAAAAGCAGAGGCTCCATTGCACCATGGAAAGATCAAGTGCAAATCACAGACCAAAGTCACCAAACGGTGA